Proteins from one Lottiidibacillus patelloidae genomic window:
- a CDS encoding DUF3889 domain-containing protein, which yields MNRVIFTFFTIIIFLYSPSIPSSFPTTETSVFAEKAIPPYAKWGRLAMEKTKERYPNSDIIDYLHIGREVKGDVTVERFKLWLRNNKKEFGVFITISFKTKTGDLLDITFRETTQ from the coding sequence ATGAATCGAGTAATCTTTACTTTCTTTACAATAATTATTTTTTTATATTCTCCATCTATCCCTTCCTCTTTTCCAACAACGGAAACTAGTGTATTCGCTGAGAAAGCAATTCCCCCTTATGCTAAATGGGGACGACTTGCTATGGAGAAAACAAAAGAAAGATATCCAAATAGCGATATTATTGATTACTTGCACATAGGCAGAGAAGTAAAAGGGGACGTTACCGTAGAAAGGTTTAAATTATGGTTAAGAAACAATAAAAAAGAATTTGGTGTTTTTATTACTATCTCCTTCAAGACAAAAACTGGTGACCTATTAGATATAACTTTTAGAGAAACAACACAATAA
- a CDS encoding pirin family protein, with protein MIKIRKAEERYSNDHGWLKTNFSFSFADYYDPNNMQFGPLRVLNDDIIAPQKGFGSHPHREMEIVSIVLDGFLKHEDSTGTTATTTFGGVQRMSAGTGIIHSEVNPSLDEDVNLLQLWFLPEKEGLPPSYEKTSFDINKLKNNLLPVVSKNTTGNEIAKIHQDLTIYLSDLEEEKELSFEQLQGRRTYIFVIEGKLLLNEETQISKRDDARITETSKLKIKGLDKSRFMLIDLP; from the coding sequence ATGATAAAAATTCGCAAAGCAGAAGAACGTTATTCAAATGACCATGGTTGGTTAAAAACGAATTTCAGCTTTTCATTTGCTGATTACTATGACCCTAATAACATGCAATTCGGCCCATTGAGAGTGTTAAATGATGACATCATTGCACCTCAAAAAGGCTTTGGCTCACATCCACATAGGGAAATGGAAATAGTTTCAATTGTTTTAGATGGATTTTTAAAACATGAAGATAGTACTGGAACTACAGCTACAACAACATTCGGTGGTGTTCAACGAATGTCAGCTGGAACAGGGATTATCCATTCTGAAGTAAACCCTTCACTCGATGAAGATGTAAACTTGTTACAATTATGGTTTTTACCTGAAAAAGAAGGACTTCCACCTTCATATGAGAAAACGTCATTTGATATAAATAAGTTAAAGAATAATTTATTACCAGTAGTATCAAAGAATACAACAGGTAATGAAATTGCAAAGATCCATCAAGATTTAACGATTTACTTGTCCGATTTAGAGGAAGAGAAGGAGCTTTCATTTGAACAATTACAAGGGAGACGCACTTATATCTTTGTAATTGAGGGGAAGCTATTACTAAACGAAGAAACTCAAATAAGTAAAAGAGACGATGCTAGAATTACTGAAACTTCAAAACTAAAAATTAAAGGGTTAGATAAATCACGATTTATGCTTATCGATTTACCATAA
- a CDS encoding DoxX family protein: MMDIGLLLIRLLIGLLFIGHGAQKLFGMFGGHGVKGTGGFFESIGIKPGVMMAILAGLAELIGGALFAAGLFMPVAAVLIAGTMAVAIIKVHGTNGLWVTENGYEYNLVIIGTVIGIALIGAGNYSLNTLIFG; encoded by the coding sequence ATGATGGATATTGGTTTATTATTAATAAGATTACTAATAGGGCTACTATTTATAGGACATGGTGCACAGAAATTATTTGGGATGTTCGGTGGTCATGGTGTTAAAGGGACAGGAGGATTCTTTGAATCAATCGGAATAAAGCCTGGGGTTATGATGGCTATTTTAGCTGGACTAGCAGAACTTATAGGTGGGGCTTTGTTTGCGGCAGGACTATTCATGCCAGTAGCAGCAGTTCTAATAGCTGGTACAATGGCTGTAGCTATAATTAAGGTTCACGGTACAAATGGATTATGGGTAACAGAAAATGGATATGAATATAATTTGGTAATTATAGGTACAGTAATTGGTATTGCATTAATTGGAGCAGGTAACTACTCGCTTAATACACTAATATTCGGTTAA